From the genome of Culicoidibacter larvae, one region includes:
- a CDS encoding glucoamylase family protein: MKKRLLHCLLSFAVIAIIFAGVQAPVVAAPDLSVDLITNASNYATGVTAPNTKVAAYKYYPVANGKTYTYEGKQIPLGDKSYLELGSAYSDVDGKFSIPIGYHMDSTFIKIAVLSESDEELTSYEQMVRYALPLDIDYSATSAKAGSVYGSGYEAGKMIDGATSTRWASRNKTTWIEVSFGAAMTFDTLVLNEYKDSGVTRITDYTISINEDGSWKQIVEGHTNIPERLNLGTSVTTDALRIDILAANAAPSIYEIGLADSKQVYYGEYEDIDDILNWIKESSFNFYWDSINHDKTSHGYGLPGSAPNTWAKEVCGIGAVGHALNSLIIGAEYEYKSREEIEEVVLGMMNALWNYAPQQFGLFRGQFSTWKTDENGMLLPLTMGGGVTGQKTDFSTSDTGQAVGGILAAGEYFGGEIRELANKIYERMDFGKVIWPHKKSDGTFYYQYTSYSENYPGRYPSETDFPGITGNFPDQSNYNLKTMGLDRYWNWGFSSEAFNVYFYDAANPAHDNPYVYDMFYNAKKGGQELPVVTYTADDGTVMGPVVSLYDGIHNLWTLNLDLRNKADERGINYMQELTNSYYITHQYAMDKTDEYRTFNEFSWGTTATSGPLGYMYWAGQAPGLHYDEEGTVVPSVAIGCLPFTPDISLPTIENYYKNFPSLWHERWGFYSSYNIDHNFPGRNMPYYSAGYFSSLEKMVQAPAVENYQTGLIWKYTMRNENIQLGMERLGFLSTEPVKNVTAVVTPGDGQLTVELTGVDEVLANNDYQFIYVYDEAGDGQLSQPNWNQGKKATPLTVWKMVRATHIKLSE; the protein is encoded by the coding sequence ATGAAGAAACGACTTCTGCACTGCTTATTAAGTTTCGCAGTGATAGCAATAATTTTTGCCGGTGTACAGGCACCGGTAGTAGCAGCACCGGATTTGAGTGTTGATTTGATTACTAATGCAAGCAACTACGCAACCGGGGTGACGGCGCCGAATACGAAAGTGGCGGCGTATAAGTATTATCCGGTTGCCAATGGTAAAACATATACTTATGAAGGTAAGCAGATACCTTTAGGTGATAAATCTTATTTAGAGTTAGGTTCGGCGTATAGCGATGTGGATGGAAAGTTTAGTATTCCGATCGGTTATCATATGGATTCGACTTTTATTAAGATAGCGGTTTTAAGTGAGAGTGACGAAGAGTTGACTTCGTATGAGCAGATGGTGCGTTATGCGCTGCCGCTTGATATTGATTATTCTGCTACCAGTGCGAAGGCCGGGTCCGTTTACGGAAGTGGCTATGAAGCCGGAAAAATGATAGATGGTGCTACTTCGACCCGCTGGGCGTCACGGAATAAGACGACTTGGATTGAAGTTTCTTTTGGCGCAGCGATGACTTTTGATACTTTGGTGTTGAATGAATATAAGGATAGTGGTGTGACCCGGATTACTGATTATACGATTTCGATTAATGAGGATGGAAGTTGGAAACAGATTGTTGAAGGACATACTAATATTCCTGAACGTTTGAATTTAGGGACTTCAGTAACAACGGATGCGCTCCGGATTGATATTTTGGCGGCTAATGCAGCCCCTTCTATTTATGAAATTGGTTTGGCTGACTCAAAACAGGTTTATTATGGCGAATATGAAGATATTGATGACATTTTGAATTGGATTAAAGAGAGTTCGTTTAATTTTTATTGGGATTCAATTAATCATGATAAGACTAGTCATGGGTACGGGTTGCCCGGTAGTGCACCTAATACATGGGCCAAAGAGGTTTGTGGTATTGGTGCTGTTGGTCATGCATTGAACTCGTTGATCATTGGTGCTGAGTATGAATATAAGTCTCGCGAAGAGATTGAGGAAGTTGTTCTGGGTATGATGAACGCTTTGTGGAATTATGCACCACAACAATTTGGTTTGTTCCGGGGTCAGTTCAGCACATGGAAGACTGATGAGAATGGAATGTTGCTACCATTAACTATGGGCGGCGGTGTCACCGGTCAGAAGACTGACTTTTCGACTTCGGACACCGGACAGGCAGTCGGTGGTATTTTGGCTGCCGGCGAATATTTTGGCGGTGAGATTCGTGAGCTTGCCAATAAAATTTATGAGCGCATGGATTTTGGAAAAGTAATTTGGCCGCATAAGAAAAGTGATGGTACATTTTATTATCAATATACGTCTTATAGTGAGAACTATCCGGGAAGATATCCTTCGGAAACTGATTTTCCGGGGATAACCGGAAATTTCCCGGATCAGTCAAACTATAACCTTAAAACTATGGGACTTGATAGATATTGGAATTGGGGCTTTAGTTCTGAAGCATTTAATGTTTATTTTTATGATGCTGCCAATCCGGCACATGATAATCCCTATGTTTATGATATGTTCTATAATGCTAAAAAAGGCGGCCAGGAATTGCCGGTGGTTACTTACACTGCCGATGATGGTACAGTAATGGGACCGGTTGTCAGTTTGTATGATGGTATTCACAATCTTTGGACCTTGAATCTGGACTTGCGTAATAAGGCGGATGAGCGCGGTATTAACTATATGCAAGAATTAACTAACTCATATTATATTACTCATCAATATGCAATGGATAAAACCGATGAATATCGAACCTTTAATGAGTTTTCATGGGGAACAACAGCAACCTCTGGTCCACTAGGTTATATGTATTGGGCTGGACAAGCACCAGGATTGCACTATGATGAAGAAGGCACGGTTGTGCCTTCAGTTGCCATTGGTTGTCTGCCGTTTACTCCGGATATCAGTTTGCCAACAATCGAGAATTACTATAAAAATTTTCCTTCGCTTTGGCATGAACGTTGGGGATTCTACTCGTCGTATAATATTGACCATAATTTTCCAGGGAGAAATATGCCATATTATTCCGCTGGCTATTTCTCAAGTTTAGAAAAAATGGTGCAGGCTCCGGCAGTTGAAAACTACCAGACCGGACTTATCTGGAAATATACAATGCGCAATGAAAATATTCAGCTAGGAATGGAACGATTGGGATTTTTGAGTACGGAACCAGTTAAAAACGTAACCGCAGTGGTTACTCCTGGTGATGGGCAATTGACCGTAGAGTTAACTGGAGTAGATGAAGTACTTGCTAATAACGATTATCAATTTATCTACGTATATGACGAAGCTGGTGATGGGCAATTGAGCCAACCGAATTGGAATCAGGGAAAGAAAGCTACACCTTTAACGGTTTGGAAAATGGTAAGAGCTACACATATAAAATTGTCAGAATGA
- a CDS encoding LapB repeat-containing protein, which translates to MESGKESYTFNGLENGKSYTYKIVRMKNGSRSEELIVNGTPQATPTDVEAPIISAKQNVRYIVGSAVSTDQFLSDIEAQTNDGSAITVDLSPVNWNAAGIYEVELKATDAAGNVAAPLKVQIELYEVSSAAETEANAISSDTNNSSKNNQDLPATGQSMVEQLTVGAGLIVIVVAIGFFRNKKHR; encoded by the coding sequence TTGGAATCAGGGAAAGAAAGCTACACCTTTAACGGTTTGGAAAATGGTAAGAGCTACACATATAAAATTGTCAGAATGAAAAACGGTAGCCGCAGTGAGGAATTAATTGTGAACGGGACGCCGCAAGCAACGCCGACTGATGTTGAGGCGCCGATTATTAGTGCTAAACAAAATGTGCGCTACATTGTAGGATCAGCGGTTAGTACAGACCAGTTCTTAAGTGATATTGAAGCGCAGACAAATGATGGTAGCGCGATAACTGTTGACTTGAGTCCTGTTAATTGGAATGCGGCTGGTATCTATGAAGTAGAACTTAAAGCCACAGACGCTGCCGGGAACGTTGCAGCACCTTTAAAAGTACAGATAGAGTTGTATGAAGTATCTTCTGCCGCTGAAACAGAAGCGAATGCAATTAGTTCGGACACTAATAATAGTTCGAAGAATAATCAGGATTTACCGGCAACCGGTCAATCAATGGTTGAGCAATTAACAGTAGGAGCCGGCTTGATTGTAATTGTTGTCGCCATCGGATTTTTTAGAAACAAGAAACATAGATAG
- a CDS encoding PTS sugar transporter subunit IIC: MKFLEEKFMPLAAKLAGQRHLLAIRDAFVSFMPLTMASSFAVLINSVILGRNWYQLGNAEVYGQAFVDQVDNLRTIFSAINAGTIALIALFVPMAIAFNLAMSRKVKSPLIVALAVGGVFVALLPLSSVYTVPATDTAAAIDVVVSGWINSGAFLGATNLFTSLLVGIVFSELLIWLMGFKKIQIKMPDAVPPMVAGSFSAMIPIVLVIFLAGIINWFFANFGQYFGLFAADSLSGFIQKLLQEPILAVMQGQASGPIIAFVYVFLVGFFWVFGIHGSDVLAGVSTPIFGAMQIQNQDLFAITQNAFDPALADFTSSFFFVYVFNGGAGLTLALILAVFIFSKREDYRTIASLSTAPGIFNINEPIIFGMPVVLNPILAIPFILAPVVAMILPSILTLTGILPKVVINVPWITPVGLGAFLATGGNWLAGIVAIINVGIAALVYIPFVIAANKEQELEREILEEQNE; encoded by the coding sequence ATGAAGTTTTTGGAGGAAAAGTTTATGCCCCTTGCAGCCAAATTGGCGGGGCAGCGTCATTTGTTGGCAATTCGTGATGCTTTTGTATCATTTATGCCGCTGACAATGGCGTCATCATTCGCGGTACTCATCAATTCAGTAATCCTAGGCCGTAACTGGTATCAATTAGGTAATGCTGAAGTTTATGGTCAGGCATTTGTTGATCAGGTTGACAACTTGCGAACGATTTTTAGCGCGATTAACGCCGGAACAATTGCTTTAATTGCATTGTTTGTGCCGATGGCGATTGCCTTTAACTTGGCGATGTCGCGAAAAGTGAAGAGCCCGTTAATTGTGGCTCTGGCTGTTGGTGGTGTGTTTGTAGCACTTTTACCATTGAGTTCGGTGTATACCGTACCGGCAACTGACACTGCGGCAGCAATTGATGTTGTCGTCAGCGGCTGGATTAACTCGGGAGCATTTTTAGGTGCAACGAACTTATTTACCTCATTATTGGTTGGAATCGTTTTTTCTGAGTTATTAATTTGGCTGATGGGATTTAAAAAGATTCAAATTAAAATGCCTGATGCGGTGCCGCCAATGGTCGCCGGTTCGTTTTCAGCAATGATTCCCATTGTGCTAGTTATATTTTTAGCTGGTATCATCAACTGGTTTTTTGCTAATTTTGGTCAATATTTTGGTCTGTTTGCGGCTGATAGTCTATCAGGCTTTATTCAAAAACTCCTGCAAGAGCCAATTTTGGCAGTTATGCAAGGCCAAGCGAGTGGTCCGATTATTGCCTTTGTTTATGTATTCTTAGTTGGTTTCTTCTGGGTATTCGGTATTCACGGCAGTGATGTGCTTGCTGGAGTATCAACACCAATATTTGGCGCAATGCAAATTCAAAACCAGGATTTATTTGCAATTACTCAAAATGCCTTTGATCCGGCGTTGGCAGATTTTACCAGCAGTTTCTTTTTTGTCTATGTATTTAATGGTGGCGCTGGCTTGACTCTGGCATTAATCCTAGCTGTTTTTATTTTCTCAAAGCGGGAAGATTATCGAACCATTGCATCATTATCTACAGCACCGGGAATTTTCAATATCAATGAGCCAATCATTTTTGGTATGCCGGTTGTCCTCAATCCGATTCTGGCAATTCCGTTTATCTTGGCACCGGTTGTGGCGATGATTCTGCCGTCGATTCTGACTCTGACCGGTATCTTGCCGAAAGTAGTTATTAATGTTCCATGGATTACTCCGGTAGGTTTAGGTGCCTTTTTGGCTACCGGTGGGAACTGGCTTGCGGGTATAGTTGCTATCATCAATGTGGGTATTGCTGCTCTGGTATATATCCCGTTTGTCATTGCCGCTAACAAGGAACAGGAATTAGAACGTGAAATACTTGAAGAGCAGAATGAATAG
- the licT gene encoding BglG family transcription antiterminator LicT — MIIEKILNNNVILTTNEQGKELVVMGRGLAFQKKVGDAVEEEKIEKTFFMETEELVEGLAKILSEMPLEYLKVTYEILELIEESLQLNLNDTIYLTLTDHISFAISRFKSGIQMKNPLLWEIRKFYPDEYEVGVKSLDIIERRLGIRLDEDEAGFIALHIVGLRLDGQEVKLTVDMTRIVHDILSIVSYHYGVTLDEDSLNYTRFITHIQYLAQRVLRKEVAGSNDEFFFDQVAHKYPEAYTCTQKIQIYLQNTYNANLTKDELVYLIIHIYRVTERNPGSITS, encoded by the coding sequence GTGATTATTGAAAAAATTCTGAATAATAACGTTATTCTTACCACTAATGAACAAGGCAAAGAACTTGTTGTTATGGGACGCGGATTGGCTTTTCAGAAGAAGGTCGGTGACGCTGTCGAAGAAGAAAAAATTGAGAAAACTTTTTTTATGGAAACTGAAGAGCTTGTCGAAGGACTAGCGAAGATTTTAAGTGAAATGCCACTTGAATATCTAAAGGTTACATATGAAATTTTAGAATTAATCGAAGAATCACTGCAACTAAATCTTAATGATACCATCTACTTAACGTTAACCGACCACATTAGTTTTGCTATTTCCCGCTTTAAAAGCGGCATTCAGATGAAGAACCCCTTGCTTTGGGAGATTCGGAAGTTTTATCCCGATGAATACGAAGTAGGTGTGAAATCACTGGATATTATTGAGCGCCGACTGGGTATCCGACTTGACGAAGATGAGGCTGGATTCATCGCCTTACATATAGTTGGTCTGCGTTTGGATGGTCAGGAAGTAAAGCTAACGGTTGATATGACACGTATCGTCCATGATATTTTAAGTATAGTTTCATACCACTATGGTGTGACGCTGGATGAAGATTCACTAAACTACACTCGCTTCATCACGCATATTCAATACTTAGCACAACGCGTGCTGCGCAAAGAGGTGGCCGGATCAAATGATGAATTTTTCTTTGATCAGGTAGCGCATAAATATCCTGAAGCTTATACGTGTACGCAAAAAATTCAGATTTATTTGCAGAATACTTATAATGCAAATCTTACAAAAGACGAATTAGTATATCTGATTATACATATCTACCGGGTTACTGAACGTAATCCCGGCAGCATAACATCATAA